ATTACGTTTTAGGTAGAGGCGGGTTTCAAACCCGCCCTTATTCCTCTCGCTCCACAAAATGAAACAAAATCCCACCCGTGCTCTTGGGGTGCAAAAACGCGATCTTTGAGCCGCGGGCGCCGGGCCGCGGCTCTTCGTCGATAACCTGAAGTCCTTTGGCCTTCGCATCCCGCATCGCTTCTTCGATATTCTCGACGCGCAGGGCGATATGGTGGATGCCTTCGCCCCGCTTTTCCAGCCATTTTGCAATATCCCGCTGATCGATCACTTTGCCGCTCGCATCCGGCGCGCGGTCTTGCAGAAACTCGAAGTCGGTCTCGCCGATGCGAGCGAACACCCCACGTAACCCGCCATACGGATCTTTTTCTTCCAAACTGTGAATCTCCAAGCCCAGGTCTTCACCAAAGAGTTTCAGATACTTGTCGAGATCGCGCACGGCAATGCCGATGTGGTCGATATTGCGGATATTCATAGGACCTCCAACAAGCTATCAGCCCTCAGCTATCAGCCAGACAGAGGACATTCCGGATTTCTACCGAGCTGAAAGCTGACGGCTGACCGCCGATAGCTAAATGTCATCCAACGGAAACACCGGTCGCCGAATCTTCTTAAACGGCAAGCGCGAGAGATCCTGTGTCGCGAGGCCTGGAGTATCGACGTCGATAATCTTGCTGGCGAGGCCCTCGAAACCGGCACGATGTTGTAACTCGGACTTACAGGCCAGGATTTTGCGCTGCGTCGGCTCAATACCCAAGCTGCGAAAATGATTCGGCTCAAACACCAGCACGGGGCGCGAGGTGAGGATCACTTCGACCCCGCCGCAATCGACGACCACGGTCGTGCCACGACGATAGGTGCCGGCATTAAACTTGGTAGTTACCGTGAACACGCCGTCGTGAATCACGCGTATGCGGCCGCTGATCTGCACAGGCGCGCCGTGGAATGTATCCACTTTGCCGCCGACCGTAAGCGTGACCTCTTTGCCAATCCCGGCGCGGACGGCCTCTTGCACGGCGGCAGGATCGGCGATGTTGCCGATCACCGCGCCCTTGGCGTTTTGTTTCAGAAACTCCGCCAACAGCGCTGTCCCTTCGCCCGGAGTGCCGGCACCGCCGCTATCGGCTAAGTCGCCCAGGACGACAGGCCCGGTGTCGGTTTCTATCGCCTCACGCACGGCATTTTCAACCGAAACCATGTCAGTATGGAATGCCTGCCGCTTCGACCAACAAAACTCTTTCACTTGCTCAGCGATCTCACGCGCGAGATTTGGCTCGTTATTCGTGGTGACAACGACA
Above is a window of Deltaproteobacteria bacterium DNA encoding:
- the mce gene encoding methylmalonyl-CoA epimerase gives rise to the protein MNIRNIDHIGIAVRDLDKYLKLFGEDLGLEIHSLEEKDPYGGLRGVFARIGETDFEFLQDRAPDASGKVIDQRDIAKWLEKRGEGIHHIALRVENIEEAMRDAKAKGLQVIDEEPRPGARGSKIAFLHPKSTGGILFHFVEREE